From Pagrus major chromosome 6, Pma_NU_1.0, one genomic window encodes:
- the nop56 gene encoding nucleolar protein 56: protein MVLLHVLFEHAAGYALFAVKEVEEIGMLLPQVEESVLSIGKFNSMVSLAAFFPFKSAQAALENMNAISEGVVHADLKLFLETNLPLSGKKKAVLGVSDAKIGAALQEEFTLSIQTGGVVTEITRGLRLHFHSLVKGLTALAASKAQLGLGHSYSRAKVKFNVNRADNMIIQSIALLDQLDKDINTFSMRVREWYGYHFPELVKIVPDNSMYCRLAQLIGNRKELSEESLESLEEVVMDSAKAQAILDASRSSMGMDISPIDLINIERFSNRVVSLAEYRLELQEYLRSKMSQVAPNLAALIGEVVGARLISHAGSLTNLAKYPASTVQILGAEKALFRALKTRGNTPKYGLIFHSTFIGRAAAKNKGRISRYLANKCTIASRIDCFSEVPTSVFGDKLRGQVEERLSFYETGDVPRKNVDVMKEAVKEATDVASEIKRKLDKKEKKRKKKEKKLAELEANGETNGEAEVENGEADTPVVKKKKKKQAAEEMEVEAEEAPAPENGAEETPGKKKKKRKAEAVDEEPAEEVPETPVSEKKKKKKKKEAGD from the exons ATG GTGCTGCTGCACGTGTTGTTCGAGCATGCGGCAGGCTACGCGCTGTTCGCCGtcaaagaggtggaggagatcGGCATGCTGCTGCCTCAG gtggagGAGAGCGTGCTGAGCATCGGAAAGTTTAACAGCATGGTGAGCCTGGCTGCCTTCTTCCCCTTCAAGTCGGCCCAGGCTGCTCTGGAGAACATGAACGCCATCTCTGAAG GTGTGGTCCATGCTGACCTGAAGTTGTTCCTTGAGACTAACCTTCCCCTCTCTGGGAAAAAGAAGGCAGTGTTGGGGGTTTCAGATGCCAAGATCGGAGCAGCGTTACAAGAAGAATTTACCCTGTCCATCCAGACTGGTGGGGTGGTGACAGAGATAACCCGAG GTTTGCGTCTGCACTTCCACTCCCTGGTGAAGGGTCTCACAGCCCTGGCCGCCTCCAAGGCCCAGCTGGGTCTTGGCCACAGTTACTCCAGAGCCAAAGTAAAGTTTAATGTCAACAGAGCCGACAACATGATCATCCAGTCGATCGCTCTGCTGGATCAGCTGGACAAAGACATCAACACTTTCTCCATGCGTGTCCG TGAGTGGTACGGCTACCACTTCCCAGAGCTGGTTAAGATCGTGCCAGACAACTCGATGTACTGCCGCCTGGCTCAGCTCATCGGAAACAGGAAGGAGCTGTCGGAGGAGAGTCTGGAGagcctggaggaggtggtgatgGACAGTGCCAAAGCTCAGGCCATCCTGGATGCATCTCGCTCCTCCATGG GTATGGACATCTCTCCCATCGATCTGATCAACATAGAGAGATTCTCCAATCGTGTTGTGTCTCTGGCTGAATATAGGCTGGAGCTGCAGGAGTACCTCCGCTCCAAGATGAGCCAGGTGGCTCCAAACCTGGCTGCTTTAATCGGAGAAGTG GTGGGAGCTCGTCTGATCTCGCATGCTGGCAGTCTCACCAACCTGGCCAAGTACCCGGCTTCCACCGTTCAGATCCTTGGAGCAGAGAAGGCCCTGTTCAG AGCCCTAAAGACTCGTGGCAACACCCCCAAGTATGGTCTCATCTTCCACTCGACCTTCATCGGACGTGCTGCAGCCAAGAACAAAGGCAGAATCTCCAGATATCTGGCAAACAAGTGCACAATCGCCTCACGCATTGACTGTTTCTCTG AGGTTCCCACAAGTGTGTTTGGAGACAAGCTGCGTGGGCAGGTGGAAGAGCGACTGTCTTTCTATGAGACGGGCGATGTGCCACGGAAGAATGTAGATGTTATGAAAGAGGCTGTGAAAGAG gCTACTGATGTTGCATCTGAGATCAAGAGGAAGCTAgacaagaaggaaaagaagcgcaagaagaaggaaaagaagttGGCAGAGCTGGAAGCAAATGGTGAAACCAACGGTGAAGCTGAG GTGGAGAATGGAGAAGCGGACACCCCtgtagtgaagaagaaaaagaagaaacaagcaGCCGAGGAGATGGAGGTCGAAGCAGAGGAGGCCCCTGCTCCGGAGAACGGAGCAGAGGAAACTccagggaagaagaaaaagaagcgAAAGGCCGAGGCTGTGGACGAAGAGCCAGCAGAAGAGGTCCCAGAAACGCCCGTgtctgagaagaaaaagaaaaagaagaaaaaggaggctGGAGACTAG
- the ubap2a gene encoding ubiquitin-associated protein 2a isoform X1, translating to MMSSLGSDKARGPREKALPAATHTSQPQKQIQATAEQIRLAQMIYDKNDADFEDKVNQLMEVTGKNQDECMVALHDCNEDVSRAINFLLESTSDMTSWETVGKKKPLVKEGPSESKENKENREKKGEREASKGRAVANRKAKGASRSRPARPEENGVEVTPLDRGSDRGRRLRGGRAGSGGRGRGRAPPGSRFSAQGMGTFNPADYTSEAGTGTTQTEVWDTVANNSTDGTVAWRSTLEDWAAEDWSEDVSLSETKVFTSSCAPAAENHITPGQSLDLASLLQKPVGGGREPPSSSSSLVFTNSHHHQPPQQQQQPPPSRNATSSTSYAHAALSSVLGAGFGDLGQAKRPQPSAGAQILEQLKGPGLGPLPSSQAAPPVSTQGSNASICRLPGLGAPVPPPSSSTWDIKASESSATSLSSQFSREFGLQPEPSLVLSQLVQRHTGPSLPLARQPSPPSQQQAASASASPAPQHTSTSAQAGPVMATAGAKPPAPSAGLDPQGGSTPQQQRAQLKGQKRRIPPTSKIPSTAVEMPGSADVPGLNLQFGALDFGSESALPEFGVVDNCVNAASRESTPAPAPAPPAPGPGSQSQTSLYSKPLSESLGSPLSVSLPLPLSSSEPVYHSSTALPSLAPSSLGTANSANPPSSSTASTSSSSVPSSSHFSTVGGSYDGTMSPHTRLAFSQSKEATGPVMNGLNGVRTSAALDTSSASSTPKPESPSLNISANGPSAPSSHLPSNLPAHSSTALSNLAQDLPSASQLNSLNSHVSSHSSVSALGSSSLTYTSVDSSVSSLAPSTGSYTSAQPSASALHSTHNSSNSSSSISHLANMANMPNMPNMPNMPNMGHNMSSTVGGITGTGGLHSVATAVTAALGLGSNGATATSNLSAPRTNALLSSTGKAPPNLSQGVPPLLPNQYIMGPGGLLPAYPQIYGYEDLHMLQSRLPMPSLQDYYGITFPGPAAALSGRDGSLANNPYSGEVTKFGRNDSTSPAPPTSLAAPQPPQGQSQGQSQAQPQPPQAQPQPQGQPQHHNSQQAFLPPGYSYTGLPYYPGVPGAVPSAAAFQYGHTMFVPPGGPGPASAKQHSMGLGLGNPSASPFQQQTQQQPSGYGQHAFSSGYEELTAGPAGVDYSKGYNSSSQAQAKSATTGPGKGVSVTSSNSGVPDISGSVYNKTQSFDKQGFHAGTPPPFSLPSALGGPGPLNPGAAPGGYAPAPFLHILPHQQPHSQLLHHHLAQDGQGGPSQRGQSSSLQQKSQVNKSSYGSSPYWAN from the exons atgatgaGCTCGCTGGGCAGCGACAAGGCCCGGGGCCCTCGGGAAAAAGCGCTGCCTGCTGCCACTCACACttcacaaccacagaaacaaataCAG GCTACTGCTGAACAGATCCGGCTTGCCCAGATGATCTATGACAAGAATGATGCTGACTTTGAGGACAAAGTTAACCAG CTGATGGAGGTGACTGGGAAGAACCAGGATGAGTGCATGGTAGCGCTCCACGACTGCAATGAGGATGTTAGCAGAGCCATCAACTTTCTCCTGGAGAGCACCTCCGACATg ACCTCATGGGAGACGGTAGGGAAGAAGAAGCCCCTGGTGAAGGAGGGTCCATCGGAAAGCAAGGAGAACAAGGAGAACagggagaagaaaggagagagagaggctagCAAGGGCCGCGCAGTGGCTAACCGCAAGGCCAAGGGAGCCAGTCGCAGCCGACCGG CACGTCCAGAGGAGAATGGCGTGGaggtgacaccactggatagaGGTTCAGATCGAGGTCGGAGGCTCAGAGGTGGCCGAG CAGGATCTGGAGGTcgaggcagaggcagagcacCACCAGGGAGTCGGTTCTCAGCCCAGGGCATGGG GACCTTCAATCCAGCGGATTATACCTCAGAGGCTGGGACAGGGACCACACAAACTGAGGTGTGGGACACGGTGGCCAACAACAGCACAGATGGGACAG TTGCCTGGAGGAGTACCTTGGAAGACTGGGCAGCTGAGGACTGGAGTGAGGATGTTAGT CTCTCAGAGACCAAAGTGTTCACCTCATCATGtgcacctgctgctgagaatcACATTACACCTGGACAAAG TTTGGACCtcgcctctctgctgcagaagcCTGTGGGTGGAGGAAGAGAaccaccttcctcctcttcctctctggtcttcacaaactcccaccaccaccagccaccgcagcagcaacagcagccgCCCCCCAGCCGCAATGCCACCAGCAGCACAAGCTACGCTCATGCTgctctg TCGTCAGTGCTAGGAGCTGGTTTTGGGGACTTGGGCCAAGCCAAAAGGCCTCAGCCCAGCGCTGGAGCTCAGATACTGGAACAGCTGAAGGGTCCTGGCTTGGGTCCGCTCCCCTCTTCCCAGGCCGCGCCTCCTGTCAGCACCCAAGGAAGCAATGCCTCCATCTGCCGACTGCCAGGCCTGGGAGCACCAGTACCTCCACCCTCCTCATCAACCTGGGACATAAAGGCTTCGGAATCCAGTGCAACCTCGCTGTCCTCACAGTTCAGCC gtgagtTTGGCCTGCAGCCAGAGCCTTCTCTTGTGCTGAGCCAGCTGGTTCAGAGGCACACCGGCCCCTCCTTGCCTCTGGCGCGTCAACCCAGTCCTCCATCGCAACAACAAGCGGCCTCTGCTTCAGCCTCGCCTGCTCCCCAGCACACCAGCACGTCAGCACAGGCAGGCCCGGTGATGGCTACTGCTGGTGCTAAACCTCCTGCCCCCAGCGCAGGGCTGGACCCTCAGGGTGGCAGTACACCGCAGCAGCAACGGGCGCAGCTCAAGGGCCAGAAACGAAGGATACCTCCCACATCAAAG ATCCCCTCCACGGCAGTAGAGATGCCAGGCTCGGCTGACGTCCCCGGGCTGAACCTCCAGTTTGGAGCACTAGACTTTGGCTCGGAGTCGGCATTGCCGGAGTTTGGAGTTGTGGACAATTGTGTGAATGCAGCATCCAGGGAGTCCACGCCGGCCCCTGCCCCTGCACCACCTGCACCAGGACCAGGGTCACAGAGCCAGACAAGCCTGTACTCCAAACCGCTCAG TGAGTCGCTGGGCAgccctctctccgtctccctgcCTCTGCCCCTCTCCTCATCAGAGCCAGTATATCACTCCTCCACGGCGTTGCCCAGCCTCGCTCCTTCCTCATTAGGGACTGCCAACTCCGCCAATCCTCCCTCCTCTTCGAcagcctccaccagctcctcctccgtaccctcctcctctcacttctCCACAGTGGGGGGAAGTTACGATGGGACCATGTCCCCTCACACGCGGCTGGCCTTTTCCCAGAGCAAAGAGGCCACGGGGCCAGTTATG AATGGGCTGAATGGTGTAAGGACCTCTGCTGCTCTAGACA cttcaTCAGCGTCCTCCACACCGAAGCCAGAATCGCCGTCTCTGAACATCAGCGCCAACGGTCCCTCAGCACCCTCCTCCCACTTACCTTCCAACCTGCCTGCACACAGCTCCACCGCGCTCTCCAACCTGGCACAGGACCTGCCCTCAGCCAGCCAGCTTAACTCGCTCAACAG CCATGTCAGCAGTCATTCCTCAGTTTCAGCTCTGGGCTCCAGCTCTCTCACC TACACCAGTGTCGACAGCAGCGTAAGCTCCCTGGCCCCCTCCACTGGCTCCTACACGTCAGCGCAGCCCTCGGCCTCAGCACTCCACTCAAcccacaacagcagcaacagtagcAGCAGCATCAGCCACCTGGCCAATATGGCCAACATGCCCAACATGCCCAACATGCCCAACATGCCCAACATGGGCCACAACATGAGCAGCACAGTCGGCGGCATCACTGGCACAGGCGGACTTCACTCTGTTGCCACCGCCGTCACCGCGGCGCTGGGACTTGGCTCCAATGGAGCTACTGCCACGTCTAACCTCTCTGCACCGAGGACCAACGCCCTGCTCTCTTCCACTG GTAAAGCTCCCCCTAACCTGTCCCAAGGAGTGCCACCTCTACTGCCCAACCAGTATATCATGGGCCCAGGGGGGCTGCTGCCAGCATACCCA CAGATCTATGGCTACGAGGACCTCCATATGCTCCAGTCCAGACTGCCAATG CCCTCTTTGCAGGATTACTATGGAATCACATTCCCTGGCCCCGCAGCGGCTCTGTCTGGCAGAGACGGGAGCCTAGCCAACAACCCCTACTCAG gtGAAGTCACAAAGTTCGGCAGGAATGACTCCACCTCCCCGGCACCCCCCACAAGCTTAGCGGCCCCGCAGCCTCCCCAGGGCCAGAGCCAAGGACAGAGTCAGGCTCAGCCCCAGCCTCCGCAGGCCCAGCCTCAGCCCCAGGGCCAGCCTCAGCACCACAACAGTCAGCAGGCTTTTCTGCCTCCAGGCTACAGCTACACAGGCCTGCCTTACTACCCCGGGGTGCCCGGCGCCGTACCCAGTGCTGCTGCCTTCCAGTATGGCCACACCATGTTTGTTCCTCCCGGGGGCCCAGGACCAGCCTCGGCCAAGCAGCACAGTATGGGCCTTGGTCTGGGAAACCCCTCGGCTAGCCCCttccagcagcagacacagcagcagcccAGCGGTTACGGCCAGCACGCCTTCAGCTCAG GGTATGAGGAGCTGACAGCGGGGCCAGCAGGAGTGGACTACAGTAAAGGATACAACTCCTCCTCACAGGCACAAGCCAAATCTGCTACTACTGGACCTGGGAAAG GTGTCTCAGTGACATCCAGTAACTCGGGTGTGCCAGACATCAGTGGAAGTGTTTACAATAAGACCCAG TCTTTTGATAAGCAGGGTTTCCATGCGGGGACCCCTCCTCCCTTCAGCCTGCCATCAGCACTGGGGGGTCCAGGGCCTCTGAACCCTGGAGCAGCTCCTGGAGGCTATGCACCGGCCCCATTCCTCCACATCCTGCCTCACCAGCAACCACACTCACAGCTGCTGCACCATCATCTAGCTCAGGACGGACAG GGTGGTCCTAGCCAGCGTGGCCAGtccagcagcctgcagcagaaGAGCCAAGTCAACAAGTCGAGCTACGGCAGCTCTCCCTACTGGGCCAACTGA
- the ubap2a gene encoding ubiquitin-associated protein 2a isoform X2, which yields MMSSLGSDKARGPREKALPAATHTSQPQKQIQATAEQIRLAQMIYDKNDADFEDKVNQLMEVTGKNQDECMVALHDCNEDVSRAINFLLESTSDMTSWETVGKKKPLVKEGPSESKENKENREKKGEREASKGRAVANRKAKGASRSRPARPEENGVEVTPLDRGSDRGRRLRGGRGSGGRGRGRAPPGSRFSAQGMGTFNPADYTSEAGTGTTQTEVWDTVANNSTDGTVAWRSTLEDWAAEDWSEDVSLSETKVFTSSCAPAAENHITPGQSLDLASLLQKPVGGGREPPSSSSSLVFTNSHHHQPPQQQQQPPPSRNATSSTSYAHAALSSVLGAGFGDLGQAKRPQPSAGAQILEQLKGPGLGPLPSSQAAPPVSTQGSNASICRLPGLGAPVPPPSSSTWDIKASESSATSLSSQFSREFGLQPEPSLVLSQLVQRHTGPSLPLARQPSPPSQQQAASASASPAPQHTSTSAQAGPVMATAGAKPPAPSAGLDPQGGSTPQQQRAQLKGQKRRIPPTSKIPSTAVEMPGSADVPGLNLQFGALDFGSESALPEFGVVDNCVNAASRESTPAPAPAPPAPGPGSQSQTSLYSKPLSESLGSPLSVSLPLPLSSSEPVYHSSTALPSLAPSSLGTANSANPPSSSTASTSSSSVPSSSHFSTVGGSYDGTMSPHTRLAFSQSKEATGPVMNGLNGVRTSAALDTSSASSTPKPESPSLNISANGPSAPSSHLPSNLPAHSSTALSNLAQDLPSASQLNSLNSHVSSHSSVSALGSSSLTYTSVDSSVSSLAPSTGSYTSAQPSASALHSTHNSSNSSSSISHLANMANMPNMPNMPNMPNMGHNMSSTVGGITGTGGLHSVATAVTAALGLGSNGATATSNLSAPRTNALLSSTGKAPPNLSQGVPPLLPNQYIMGPGGLLPAYPQIYGYEDLHMLQSRLPMPSLQDYYGITFPGPAAALSGRDGSLANNPYSGEVTKFGRNDSTSPAPPTSLAAPQPPQGQSQGQSQAQPQPPQAQPQPQGQPQHHNSQQAFLPPGYSYTGLPYYPGVPGAVPSAAAFQYGHTMFVPPGGPGPASAKQHSMGLGLGNPSASPFQQQTQQQPSGYGQHAFSSGYEELTAGPAGVDYSKGYNSSSQAQAKSATTGPGKGVSVTSSNSGVPDISGSVYNKTQSFDKQGFHAGTPPPFSLPSALGGPGPLNPGAAPGGYAPAPFLHILPHQQPHSQLLHHHLAQDGQGGPSQRGQSSSLQQKSQVNKSSYGSSPYWAN from the exons atgatgaGCTCGCTGGGCAGCGACAAGGCCCGGGGCCCTCGGGAAAAAGCGCTGCCTGCTGCCACTCACACttcacaaccacagaaacaaataCAG GCTACTGCTGAACAGATCCGGCTTGCCCAGATGATCTATGACAAGAATGATGCTGACTTTGAGGACAAAGTTAACCAG CTGATGGAGGTGACTGGGAAGAACCAGGATGAGTGCATGGTAGCGCTCCACGACTGCAATGAGGATGTTAGCAGAGCCATCAACTTTCTCCTGGAGAGCACCTCCGACATg ACCTCATGGGAGACGGTAGGGAAGAAGAAGCCCCTGGTGAAGGAGGGTCCATCGGAAAGCAAGGAGAACAAGGAGAACagggagaagaaaggagagagagaggctagCAAGGGCCGCGCAGTGGCTAACCGCAAGGCCAAGGGAGCCAGTCGCAGCCGACCGG CACGTCCAGAGGAGAATGGCGTGGaggtgacaccactggatagaGGTTCAGATCGAGGTCGGAGGCTCAGAGGTGGCCGAG GATCTGGAGGTcgaggcagaggcagagcacCACCAGGGAGTCGGTTCTCAGCCCAGGGCATGGG GACCTTCAATCCAGCGGATTATACCTCAGAGGCTGGGACAGGGACCACACAAACTGAGGTGTGGGACACGGTGGCCAACAACAGCACAGATGGGACAG TTGCCTGGAGGAGTACCTTGGAAGACTGGGCAGCTGAGGACTGGAGTGAGGATGTTAGT CTCTCAGAGACCAAAGTGTTCACCTCATCATGtgcacctgctgctgagaatcACATTACACCTGGACAAAG TTTGGACCtcgcctctctgctgcagaagcCTGTGGGTGGAGGAAGAGAaccaccttcctcctcttcctctctggtcttcacaaactcccaccaccaccagccaccgcagcagcaacagcagccgCCCCCCAGCCGCAATGCCACCAGCAGCACAAGCTACGCTCATGCTgctctg TCGTCAGTGCTAGGAGCTGGTTTTGGGGACTTGGGCCAAGCCAAAAGGCCTCAGCCCAGCGCTGGAGCTCAGATACTGGAACAGCTGAAGGGTCCTGGCTTGGGTCCGCTCCCCTCTTCCCAGGCCGCGCCTCCTGTCAGCACCCAAGGAAGCAATGCCTCCATCTGCCGACTGCCAGGCCTGGGAGCACCAGTACCTCCACCCTCCTCATCAACCTGGGACATAAAGGCTTCGGAATCCAGTGCAACCTCGCTGTCCTCACAGTTCAGCC gtgagtTTGGCCTGCAGCCAGAGCCTTCTCTTGTGCTGAGCCAGCTGGTTCAGAGGCACACCGGCCCCTCCTTGCCTCTGGCGCGTCAACCCAGTCCTCCATCGCAACAACAAGCGGCCTCTGCTTCAGCCTCGCCTGCTCCCCAGCACACCAGCACGTCAGCACAGGCAGGCCCGGTGATGGCTACTGCTGGTGCTAAACCTCCTGCCCCCAGCGCAGGGCTGGACCCTCAGGGTGGCAGTACACCGCAGCAGCAACGGGCGCAGCTCAAGGGCCAGAAACGAAGGATACCTCCCACATCAAAG ATCCCCTCCACGGCAGTAGAGATGCCAGGCTCGGCTGACGTCCCCGGGCTGAACCTCCAGTTTGGAGCACTAGACTTTGGCTCGGAGTCGGCATTGCCGGAGTTTGGAGTTGTGGACAATTGTGTGAATGCAGCATCCAGGGAGTCCACGCCGGCCCCTGCCCCTGCACCACCTGCACCAGGACCAGGGTCACAGAGCCAGACAAGCCTGTACTCCAAACCGCTCAG TGAGTCGCTGGGCAgccctctctccgtctccctgcCTCTGCCCCTCTCCTCATCAGAGCCAGTATATCACTCCTCCACGGCGTTGCCCAGCCTCGCTCCTTCCTCATTAGGGACTGCCAACTCCGCCAATCCTCCCTCCTCTTCGAcagcctccaccagctcctcctccgtaccctcctcctctcacttctCCACAGTGGGGGGAAGTTACGATGGGACCATGTCCCCTCACACGCGGCTGGCCTTTTCCCAGAGCAAAGAGGCCACGGGGCCAGTTATG AATGGGCTGAATGGTGTAAGGACCTCTGCTGCTCTAGACA cttcaTCAGCGTCCTCCACACCGAAGCCAGAATCGCCGTCTCTGAACATCAGCGCCAACGGTCCCTCAGCACCCTCCTCCCACTTACCTTCCAACCTGCCTGCACACAGCTCCACCGCGCTCTCCAACCTGGCACAGGACCTGCCCTCAGCCAGCCAGCTTAACTCGCTCAACAG CCATGTCAGCAGTCATTCCTCAGTTTCAGCTCTGGGCTCCAGCTCTCTCACC TACACCAGTGTCGACAGCAGCGTAAGCTCCCTGGCCCCCTCCACTGGCTCCTACACGTCAGCGCAGCCCTCGGCCTCAGCACTCCACTCAAcccacaacagcagcaacagtagcAGCAGCATCAGCCACCTGGCCAATATGGCCAACATGCCCAACATGCCCAACATGCCCAACATGCCCAACATGGGCCACAACATGAGCAGCACAGTCGGCGGCATCACTGGCACAGGCGGACTTCACTCTGTTGCCACCGCCGTCACCGCGGCGCTGGGACTTGGCTCCAATGGAGCTACTGCCACGTCTAACCTCTCTGCACCGAGGACCAACGCCCTGCTCTCTTCCACTG GTAAAGCTCCCCCTAACCTGTCCCAAGGAGTGCCACCTCTACTGCCCAACCAGTATATCATGGGCCCAGGGGGGCTGCTGCCAGCATACCCA CAGATCTATGGCTACGAGGACCTCCATATGCTCCAGTCCAGACTGCCAATG CCCTCTTTGCAGGATTACTATGGAATCACATTCCCTGGCCCCGCAGCGGCTCTGTCTGGCAGAGACGGGAGCCTAGCCAACAACCCCTACTCAG gtGAAGTCACAAAGTTCGGCAGGAATGACTCCACCTCCCCGGCACCCCCCACAAGCTTAGCGGCCCCGCAGCCTCCCCAGGGCCAGAGCCAAGGACAGAGTCAGGCTCAGCCCCAGCCTCCGCAGGCCCAGCCTCAGCCCCAGGGCCAGCCTCAGCACCACAACAGTCAGCAGGCTTTTCTGCCTCCAGGCTACAGCTACACAGGCCTGCCTTACTACCCCGGGGTGCCCGGCGCCGTACCCAGTGCTGCTGCCTTCCAGTATGGCCACACCATGTTTGTTCCTCCCGGGGGCCCAGGACCAGCCTCGGCCAAGCAGCACAGTATGGGCCTTGGTCTGGGAAACCCCTCGGCTAGCCCCttccagcagcagacacagcagcagcccAGCGGTTACGGCCAGCACGCCTTCAGCTCAG GGTATGAGGAGCTGACAGCGGGGCCAGCAGGAGTGGACTACAGTAAAGGATACAACTCCTCCTCACAGGCACAAGCCAAATCTGCTACTACTGGACCTGGGAAAG GTGTCTCAGTGACATCCAGTAACTCGGGTGTGCCAGACATCAGTGGAAGTGTTTACAATAAGACCCAG TCTTTTGATAAGCAGGGTTTCCATGCGGGGACCCCTCCTCCCTTCAGCCTGCCATCAGCACTGGGGGGTCCAGGGCCTCTGAACCCTGGAGCAGCTCCTGGAGGCTATGCACCGGCCCCATTCCTCCACATCCTGCCTCACCAGCAACCACACTCACAGCTGCTGCACCATCATCTAGCTCAGGACGGACAG GGTGGTCCTAGCCAGCGTGGCCAGtccagcagcctgcagcagaaGAGCCAAGTCAACAAGTCGAGCTACGGCAGCTCTCCCTACTGGGCCAACTGA